Below is a window of Lepisosteus oculatus isolate fLepOcu1 chromosome 8, fLepOcu1.hap2, whole genome shotgun sequence DNA.
GGGTCAGACTGGCACAGGCGGCGGCGGTGGCGGCACCCAGCGAGGACAGGTTGCGCGCGGCGGCGTCGGCGGTGGGCGAGGACTCCTCGGGGTCGCTGGGGCAGCCGTCGTCGCCCAGCGAGTTCTGCTTGCTGATCCTGGGCGCCAGCAGCTTGACCAGCTCGGGCAGGTTGAAGAACTCGGCCTCGCGCTGCAGCCGGCCGCGCTCGGGGAAGTGCTCGGGCAGCACCAGGGTCTGGTCGCGCATGTAGTCCAGGATGTAGCGGAACAGGAAGCCGTCCCGGTCCACGAAGAAGCGCCCCTTGGCGTCCCGCGCTAGCCCCCTGGCGCTCTTGCGGCTGAACATCTCCCAGAGCAGCGAGTCGGGCACGCTGGTGAGGGTGGAGGAGCGGGTGATGTACACCTGGCCGCCCACGTTCAGCTCCACGATCTCCGGGAATGCCGCCTCCTCCCCAGGCGGGCAGCCGCTGGCGTGGTCCGGCAGAGCCATGGTCGGGCGCGTCCGGGCGGGCAAGGAGACCCCCAGCCCCTCCCTCTCGCTATCGCCTTCTCTCGCCGTGTGCGGCGGCGACTTCTTCGGCCTCGCCGAGCTGGGCGCGCCGACAGGTAAGGGGCGACAACTCCACCGCGCGACTCTCGGACCGAGCGGAAAGCCTCGAGAGGGAGAGGTTGTGACAC
It encodes the following:
- the LOC102690941 gene encoding BTB/POZ domain-containing protein KCTD12-like isoform X2, coding for MALPDHASGCPPGEEAAFPEIVELNVGGQVYITRSSTLTSVPDSLLWEMFSRKSARGLARDAKGRFFVDRDGFLFRYILDYMRDQTLVLPEHFPERGRLQREAEFFNLPELVKLLAPRISKQNSLGDDGCPSDPEESSPTADAAARNLSSLGAATAAACASLTPGGGAETRRSGFITIGYRGSYTLGRDSQTDAKFRRVARIMVCGKTSLAKEVFGDTLNESRDPDRPPERYTSRYYLKFTFLEQAFDRLADAGFHMVACNSTGTCAFAHDQTDDKIWTSYTEYVFYRKGEVGSEEEGGSRPLPGTDCPHARKAVSLPVSHL